From Faecalicatena sp. Marseille-Q4148:
AGCAGCGAGCTATAAAGCAGAGCTGGCCTAAGCCACCATATTATGTTATGTTGTTGGAGATAGAAGGAATATCTGAAGGAGAGTTAGAAGAACAAGCAGAAACAATAGAACAAAGTGTTCGTGGTATTTTGTTAGAAGAAAACGGTACTTCAATTGTATTGTACAACAATAAGATATTTCCTTGTATCGTAAAGAAAAACTTGCAAGAATCAAATCAAGAATACTTTGAAAAGGTTCAAAAACAAGTCGCAGAGAAAACGGGATATGATGTGTTGATTGGGGTTTCTGAAGAAGCAAACTCATATCAGAATTTTCATGAGATTTATCAAGGAGCAATGGATGCATTGGAGATTGCACGAAGTCGAGAGATAGAAGGAAAAGTAGTCTGCATTAATAAAGTAGGGTATTGGAAACTACTAAAAGAAATTAGCCGTGAACAAGTATGTAAGGAGTATGTTTCAAGAGAATTAGATGCATTGATACACTATGATAAAGAAAATGAAAGTGATTTAGTCGAAACACTTGAATCTTTGGTGAATCACTTAGGGGCAAGAAATACAACGGCGACAAGTTTATATCTTCATAGGAATACATTGATGTATCGAATTAAGAAAATTGAGCATTTGACAGGATATGATTTGTCGAATCCGGAAAGTATATTGGAATTATCACTTGCTTTGCGATTAAAAAAATTTATTCATGAATAAAAATGAACTCTACTCTAAAGTGATTCTTGCATTCAGAAGTGGAGTATTAGAATGGAATCAATTGAAAGAATTAAACAGGACATTGTTACATTTGCAGAAGAAAAAAAGGAAGAATTTGAACAAACCAGTTCTTATATTTTTGCACATCCGGAACTGGCATTCCATGAATACAAATCACAGGCAGCGCTTTGTGATCTGCTTGAAAAATATGGATTTAAGGTAACAAGAGGTGTTGGAAGTCTTGAAACAGCATTTGAAGCAGTGTACGATTCCGGAAAGCCGGGGAAAACAGTAGCCTTAATGGGAGAATATGATTGTTTGCCGGAGATTGGTCATGGATGTGGTCATAATCTGATTGGTACATCTGCAGCAGGCGGAGGTATTGTCTTAAAAGAAATCATGGAGAAGTATGATATTGGTGGTGTCCTGAAAGTACTTGGAACTCCTGCAGAAGAAAAGGGCAGTGGAAAAGCAATTATGGTTCGAGAAGGAGTTTTTAAAGGAATTGATGCAGCATTATTAATGCATCCGATGGATTCTTCTGTTCCGGATGATATTTCTTTCGCATCTGTTGCAATTGAATTTACATTTCATGGAAAACCGGCTCATGCGGCAGCCTGTCCATGGAAGGGAGCAAATGCTTTAAGTGGGGTACAGCTGATGTTCCATGCAGTTGATATGATGCGCCTTCATATGAAAGATTACAGCCGTGTTCATGGAATTATTACAGAAGGCGGTGTAGCACATAATACTGTCACAGATGAAGCGAAAGCAGTGTTTAATATTCGTGCATTAGAGTATGATTATATGATGGAACTCGTAGAAATGATCCGCAACTGTGCAAAAGGCGCGGCAATTGCAACTGGTACGACAGTGGAAGAAAAGCAGTTGGATGAAATTGTGAAGGATGTGCGAAACAATAAGAAATTGGTTCAATATGTTCGCAGCAATATGGAATTTATCGGAGAAGACTATATTGAACGTGATCTTACACAGGGAATTGGTTCAACTGATGTGGGAAATGTCACACATGAAATTCCTGCAATTCAGTTCTATGTAAAACTGAAAGAGAATGTAGGAACACATACAAAGGAATTTGCTGTAGCAGCTGGTGGAGAAGAAGGAAAGAGAAATCTTCATACATCTGTGCAGCTGCTGGCGATGAGTGCCTGTGATGTGCTGTTAGAGAAAGAAGATTAGGGAACGCCCTAATTCAATAAAACTATAAATGTATGAAAAGTCGGCTAAAAACGAAGTTTTTGACCGGCTTTTTTGACTGTGCTGGCTTTTAAGAAAGCTTTCTATACAAGAGAAGTTTTCTGATGTATAATAATGCTATTGATAGTTTTGACAAATAAGTATAATCTTTGCATTTACGGAAAGGTGAAAGAATGATGCAGAAAGATAAAGAACAATATAATGTAAAACAGATACAGCCATTTCTTGCAGAAGGAGCAGAAGAACATTTTTTTCAGATTATGCAGGGCTATAACCGGATGATGGCGTATTATCGCTGTGCAATTATGGAAGTGGAAACAAAATTTAATGTATTAAATGAGGAGTTTTCACTGCAGCATGACCGGAATCCGATCAGCGGGATTAAAAGCAGATTAAAAAGCCTGCCAAGTATTCGTGAGAAGATGGACCGCAAAGGATTAGAATTTAATTTGCAGAATGTAGAGAAGGAACTAAACGATGTTGCAGGTGTGAGAGTGATTTGTTCCTTTGTTGAAGATGTATATTTGCTGGCGGATGCCTTATTAAAGCAAGATGATATTACGTTACTTGAAAAAAAGGACTATATTGCGCATCCAAAAGAAAATGGATATAGAAGTCTCCACTTGATTGTGACGGTACCGATTTTTCTGGAACACGAAAAGAGAATTATGAAAGTAGAAATTCAGCTTCGGACAATTGCGATGGATTTCTGGGCAAGTTTGGAGCATCAGATTTGTTACAAAAAAGATTTTGAATTTACTGAGATAATGGCAAAAGAGCTCTATGAATGTGCTCAGTTGAGTGCTGATCTGGATACAAGAATGGATAATCTTCGCAGTCAGGTAGATTTGCAGAAGTAAAATAGCATTATTTTAGAAGAATCTGTTCGTTTGTACTTTACAATATCGAGTATCGATAATATACTATAAGTAGAAATATCGATACTCGATAAAAGGAGGTGCAGCATATGAGAAATACAAGAAAGAGAGTTTGGAAGCGGTTTTCTTACCGAGAATGCGATGCTATGAAAGAATATCTTGAGCAGATGGCAGAGAAGGGCTGGTATTTAAAGAAACTTGGCGCGTGGATGGTTTTTGAACAGGGAATCCCAGGAAAACTACGCTATGCGGTCCATGTGTTTGTCAAAGGCAGTGAATATGACCGGAAACCAGAGGAAGATACAGAGGAGCTGATTGCGTGCTGTGAGGCGGCAGGTTGGAAGTTTGTCTGTAATTACGGAAAGTTCTGTGTCTTCTGTACAAATGATGATTCGGCAGTAGAACTTGAAACAGATGAAGAAATTCGTTTTTCTGTGATTCAGAAAGAAGAATCAAAGAAAATCTGGTTTTACTTTCTCTGCTTTGCATTTTTCTTTGTAATTACTCTGCGGCAGATTTTTTTGGACAGCAATCTGCTGTTTGACAATGAGACAGTTTTGGAAGCGGGAGTGCTGTTTCTTATGTTCCTAAATGGAAGTATTGACCTTTTCGAAGGAAAGAGATGGGCATTCAAAATAAAGAAACGTTTACAGATGGGAGAGTCGGTTCATTACAGCAGGTATCCGCTCTGGCTTCGGAGTATAGATCATATTTGTTTCTGGATGTGTATACTGTACTTTATTGTGCAGGCATTGTGGTATGACAATGCGATTGGAGTTATTGGATTTTTCACATGGTTCGGCATTACATTCATAGTAATTAGTGTAATTAACAGACTTCAGCCTTCAAGGGAGAACCATCAATTATTTGTATGGTCATCTATTTTCTGGGGACCGCTTTTATATGTCGTATTGTCATTTGCACTTCAATCTGTAGGTACTCTTTCAAAAAATGAGGAAGATATGCCGGAAAGTTTTCCGCTTGCAATTTCAGATCTTTCGGATGAAACTGTCAAAGAGGAGGTTTTGTATGGCGAATATCATTCGGGATGGTTTGGCAGTAAACTTTACTGTGCGCTTGGTGAAGAAGACGATGTGTATGCAGCGCTTCATTATGAAGTAATTGAAAGCAGATTCTCATGGGTACTGGATCATCAGTGGAAGAAGGAGTATGATGAAAGTGTTTATGAAGAAACAGAAGAACAAATATGGGGAGCAGAACGGGCTGTGAAACGAAAGACATATGGTGCAGATATGTATTTGCTTCGTTATCCTGGCTGTATTCTGGTTTTTCAATTTGACGGGGAAATTACACCGCAGGTAATTGAGAACACAAGGGAAAAATTGAAAATAAATTAGGCGGTGAGCATATGGCGAGGGAACAGTTTCAGACGTTAACGGAACCGATGTATTATATATTGCTTGCTTTGACACGAGAGTGCTGCGGAGTAGATATTATGGCCAGAGTAATGGAGATTTCTCATGGAAGAGTGCAGGTTGGTCCGGGTACTTTATATGCAATGCTGGCGAAATTTGAAGAAAATGAGATGATTCGGTTGACATCAGAAGAAAAAAGGAGAAAATATTATATGATAACTGCGAAAGGATTTGATCTGCTCTGTGAAGAATATGAGCGGCTGAAAACTCTCGTAGAAGATGGGAGGAATTATTTATGAAAATAACCTGGATTGGACATTCCTGTTTTAAAATTGAGGAAAATGGGTTTATGGTTGTATTTGATCCATATGAGGATGATACAGTGCCGGGATTGAACCCGGTAAGGGAACGGGCAAATCTTGTTCTCTGCACACATGAGCACAGAGATCATAATTATCGTGCAGGTGTTGTAGTTGAAAAGAGCGGAGAGAATCCATTTGTGATTCGTGAGATGGAGACCTATCATGATGACGTGCAGGGAGCGAAGCGCGGAACAAACCGCATCTATGTTTTAGATGATGGTAAAACAAAAATCGCTCATTTGGGAGATCTTGGCTGCGAGCTGACTTCGGAGCAAAAGGAACAACTAAAGGATTTGGATATTCTCTTTGTTCCGGTAGGCGGATTTTATACGATCAATGGAACACAGGCGGCAGCGCTTGTGAAAGAATTGAAACCGCATTTGACGATTCCGATGCATTTCCGGAATGATGAGAAAGGATTTGGATATCAGGAGATATCAATGCTTGGAGAATTTCTCATGAACACAGATTGTAAAACCACGTTTGAAAATGACAGTATTGAACTGTCAACAGGAACGGAGCAGGAGATTATTGTTATGATGCCTGCAAATACAAAAATTTAAGAATTCTGGTCTTGATATGATAAAACAAGGCACTGGAGAAAAGAAGAAATCTCCGGTGCCTTTTATCAGTTATTGGACAGAATCTTTTAACTCAGCATGAATCTGCTTTGCAAAATTATCAAGCATATGGATAGTGGTGCGCATGTCCTCTCTTGTTGTTTCCGGATGGAGGGTGCAGATGCGCAGCACCTTTTTCTTGTGTAATACGGTTGTGAAGATGGCAGCGTAGCCTGTTTGAAGCATTCGCTCTGAGACTTTCTCGTTGATGAAAGCCAGTTCTTCTTCTGTCAAATCATCGGCAATATAGCGGAAATTTACCATTGCAAGCTGTGAAGGAGAAACAATTTCCCAGTGGTCTAATTCGCGTATTGCTTCCTCGGCCCAATCTGCAAGCTCAAAACCGTGTTCAATTGCGCTTCCGATCAGATCCGTTCCTAATACCTGCAATGTGAGCCAAAGTTTCAGACCACGGGCAGGGCGTGTCAATTCCATTCCGATATCCCAGGGATTAATATGTTCGCAGTCGCCTTCGATATCTTTCAGATATTCAGGATTTACATGGAAACTATGGAATAAATGTCGCACATCTTTGACGAGTACCATAGCGCAGCCATAGGTCTGGAACAGCCATTTATGAGCATCCCAGCTGAGACTGTCGGCTTGTTCAATGCCTTTGAGCAAATGACGGTAATTTGGACTGAGAAGCACAGAAGCTCCGTAAGCGCCATCAATGTGG
This genomic window contains:
- a CDS encoding M20 family metallopeptidase, whose translation is MESIERIKQDIVTFAEEKKEEFEQTSSYIFAHPELAFHEYKSQAALCDLLEKYGFKVTRGVGSLETAFEAVYDSGKPGKTVALMGEYDCLPEIGHGCGHNLIGTSAAGGGIVLKEIMEKYDIGGVLKVLGTPAEEKGSGKAIMVREGVFKGIDAALLMHPMDSSVPDDISFASVAIEFTFHGKPAHAAACPWKGANALSGVQLMFHAVDMMRLHMKDYSRVHGIITEGGVAHNTVTDEAKAVFNIRALEYDYMMELVEMIRNCAKGAAIATGTTVEEKQLDEIVKDVRNNKKLVQYVRSNMEFIGEDYIERDLTQGIGSTDVGNVTHEIPAIQFYVKLKENVGTHTKEFAVAAGGEEGKRNLHTSVQLLAMSACDVLLEKED
- a CDS encoding helix-turn-helix transcriptional regulator yields the protein MAREQFQTLTEPMYYILLALTRECCGVDIMARVMEISHGRVQVGPGTLYAMLAKFEENEMIRLTSEEKRRKYYMITAKGFDLLCEEYERLKTLVEDGRNYL
- a CDS encoding GTP pyrophosphokinase family protein, which codes for MMQKDKEQYNVKQIQPFLAEGAEEHFFQIMQGYNRMMAYYRCAIMEVETKFNVLNEEFSLQHDRNPISGIKSRLKSLPSIREKMDRKGLEFNLQNVEKELNDVAGVRVICSFVEDVYLLADALLKQDDITLLEKKDYIAHPKENGYRSLHLIVTVPIFLEHEKRIMKVEIQLRTIAMDFWASLEHQICYKKDFEFTEIMAKELYECAQLSADLDTRMDNLRSQVDLQK
- a CDS encoding DUF2812 domain-containing protein — encoded protein: MRNTRKRVWKRFSYRECDAMKEYLEQMAEKGWYLKKLGAWMVFEQGIPGKLRYAVHVFVKGSEYDRKPEEDTEELIACCEAAGWKFVCNYGKFCVFCTNDDSAVELETDEEIRFSVIQKEESKKIWFYFLCFAFFFVITLRQIFLDSNLLFDNETVLEAGVLFLMFLNGSIDLFEGKRWAFKIKKRLQMGESVHYSRYPLWLRSIDHICFWMCILYFIVQALWYDNAIGVIGFFTWFGITFIVISVINRLQPSRENHQLFVWSSIFWGPLLYVVLSFALQSVGTLSKNEEDMPESFPLAISDLSDETVKEEVLYGEYHSGWFGSKLYCALGEEDDVYAALHYEVIESRFSWVLDHQWKKEYDESVYEETEEQIWGAERAVKRKTYGADMYLLRYPGCILVFQFDGEITPQVIENTREKLKIN
- a CDS encoding PucR family transcriptional regulator ligand-binding domain-containing protein, whose amino-acid sequence is MAITVKDVVGIAEKKGCILATGKENLDTVVFYVDGMEIPNMEAWMRPNVLYITTGYAYSGTKERLLSLVKSLNEVKAAALAIKSRFIGAYMDDFLKLAEEYQFPIIIMPEELPFVELNYAIMEALVTSRHNDEVKYKHEEANKRKSDKKLFIDFLSGNISYGEEQKQRAIKQSWPKPPYYVMLLEIEGISEGELEEQAETIEQSVRGILLEENGTSIVLYNNKIFPCIVKKNLQESNQEYFEKVQKQVAEKTGYDVLIGVSEEANSYQNFHEIYQGAMDALEIARSREIEGKVVCINKVGYWKLLKEISREQVCKEYVSRELDALIHYDKENESDLVETLESLVNHLGARNTTATSLYLHRNTLMYRIKKIEHLTGYDLSNPESILELSLALRLKKFIHE
- a CDS encoding MBL fold metallo-hydrolase, translating into MKITWIGHSCFKIEENGFMVVFDPYEDDTVPGLNPVRERANLVLCTHEHRDHNYRAGVVVEKSGENPFVIREMETYHDDVQGAKRGTNRIYVLDDGKTKIAHLGDLGCELTSEQKEQLKDLDILFVPVGGFYTINGTQAAALVKELKPHLTIPMHFRNDEKGFGYQEISMLGEFLMNTDCKTTFENDSIELSTGTEQEIIVMMPANTKI